The Victivallaceae bacterium genome contains a region encoding:
- a CDS encoding CT620/CT621 family type III secretion system effector — protein MTAPLYFVNYAKQVTSALAGDPLDLEDSLKTVSFDFQYLNSQVSDLKHLLGVLKNDRSDNVNFYRELLRRYERKDLSEVGNIWSMAIGASLPTEVENINIKIAIDGLLALNAKLSIDCTPEEAKVLSAYLGILLILESAYPSLSADQKTTLDQLPKVMAQDLEAVSDKDFMKVYWQGIIDIYQKIQTNLYQAVQPLDDQITAVEGEIQEAEVMNQLVSQLNNTFRNFVNVTWSIEPSYIDGLKTLDDPSLFSLVRSLEGITQLYFDLPQVYDGVSPTAQNILNEIIQVFDNALITPTVRLGDIIALCCLQHIACIEKVKNPSVTGADLQQLIREFSGKYNLSGLTTFKRRLDIAIEAIGRGELVTYMGRNVFDNQWTPSNEFISGINKLVIKERKFSLSDYTNLIAPVYKNYFDKYQKYLTDQNLTTNNLKASLDSLNIDKQSFYPVMVEAQDNFVVIMPLQTSLASLMLDKYLPEQEFYLQSLGVQLSFSDKAAGYINRILDFCRRFQTADVYYAGTIYFRQMNFAGIKNAIRNAQIVLSDEMTRCKADIARAQLAIKTIQDIQSEINADTALSTVQKQELSKVMSGYKNNFESLIKNLCILYNLISGLTVKAKEKPTETYEAFDVVGPEGWARLLSLYESFVIDGGQVGIFYGGEQTVQTVLESAHHGYSDFNQNQQLALQLEIASVQQEWTIISTSLGIINQIYSGITRKIKQ, from the coding sequence ATGACCGCTCCACTGTATTTTGTTAATTATGCCAAACAGGTAACTTCGGCTTTAGCAGGGGATCCTTTAGATTTGGAGGATTCGTTAAAAACCGTCTCTTTTGATTTTCAATATCTAAACTCGCAAGTCAGTGATCTCAAGCATCTTCTCGGCGTTCTTAAAAATGATCGATCCGATAATGTTAATTTTTATCGAGAGCTTTTACGTAGATACGAAAGAAAGGATCTTTCCGAGGTCGGAAATATTTGGTCGATGGCTATCGGAGCTTCTTTGCCTACTGAAGTCGAAAATATAAATATTAAAATCGCCATTGACGGTTTACTAGCGCTTAATGCGAAATTAAGTATCGATTGCACCCCGGAAGAAGCTAAGGTTTTATCGGCATATTTGGGCATACTTCTTATTTTAGAGTCGGCATATCCTAGTTTATCGGCTGATCAAAAAACTACTTTAGATCAACTTCCTAAAGTAATGGCACAAGATCTCGAAGCAGTATCGGATAAGGATTTTATGAAAGTCTATTGGCAAGGGATCATAGACATTTATCAGAAAATACAGACTAATCTTTATCAAGCCGTACAACCTTTAGATGATCAAATAACTGCCGTCGAAGGAGAGATTCAAGAGGCGGAAGTAATGAATCAATTAGTTTCGCAGTTAAACAATACTTTTCGTAATTTCGTGAATGTTACTTGGTCTATTGAACCGAGTTATATAGATGGTTTGAAAACTTTGGATGATCCTAGTCTTTTTTCTTTAGTTCGATCGTTGGAAGGGATTACTCAGCTTTATTTTGATTTACCTCAAGTATACGACGGAGTATCTCCCACAGCTCAAAATATTTTAAATGAAATTATTCAGGTTTTCGATAACGCTCTGATAACGCCTACCGTAAGATTAGGAGATATAATCGCTTTATGTTGTCTCCAGCATATTGCTTGTATTGAGAAAGTGAAAAATCCTTCAGTCACGGGAGCTGATTTACAACAGCTAATACGAGAGTTTTCGGGCAAATATAATTTATCCGGTCTTACTACTTTCAAAAGGAGATTGGATATAGCGATCGAAGCTATTGGGAGAGGCGAACTGGTTACTTATATGGGTCGGAATGTCTTTGACAATCAATGGACTCCGAGCAATGAATTTATTTCCGGAATTAATAAGCTTGTGATCAAGGAGCGTAAATTCAGTTTATCCGATTATACTAATTTGATTGCTCCTGTTTATAAAAATTATTTTGATAAGTATCAAAAATATTTAACGGATCAAAATCTGACAACCAATAATCTTAAGGCTTCATTGGACAGTTTAAACATCGACAAACAGTCGTTTTATCCGGTCATGGTTGAAGCTCAGGATAATTTCGTAGTTATTATGCCTCTACAGACTTCTTTGGCTTCTTTAATGTTGGATAAATATCTTCCTGAGCAAGAGTTTTATCTGCAATCCTTAGGAGTGCAATTATCTTTTTCGGATAAAGCGGCCGGGTACATTAATCGCATTCTAGATTTTTGTCGTCGTTTTCAGACCGCCGATGTGTACTATGCCGGTACTATTTATTTTAGGCAGATGAATTTTGCGGGCATTAAGAATGCTATTCGAAATGCTCAAATAGTTTTGTCTGATGAGATGACAAGATGTAAGGCAGATATAGCCAGGGCTCAATTAGCTATTAAGACAATTCAGGATATTCAGTCTGAAATTAATGCGGATACCGCTCTTTCAACCGTCCAGAAGCAAGAGTTATCAAAGGTGATGAGCGGTTATAAAAACAATTTTGAGTCTCTTATCAAGAATTTATGTATTTTGTATAACCTCATTTCAGGATTAACCGTTAAAGCCAAAGAAAAGCCGACTGAAACTTATGAAGCTTTTGATGTCGTGGGGCCTGAAGGATGGGCTCGTCTTCTATCATTGTATGAGAGTTTTGTAATTGACGGAGGACAGGTAGGCATATTCTATGGGGGGGAACAAACTGTTCAAACCGTTTTGGAATCCGCTCATCACGGTTATAGCGATTTTAACCAAAATCAGCAGCTGGCTCTTCAGTTAGAGATAGCTTCCGTTCAACAGGAATGGACGATTATTTCTACTTCTCTAGGCATTATTAACCAGATTTATTCAGGTATCACTCGAAAAATTAAGCAGTAA